The Thalassophryne amazonica chromosome 6, fThaAma1.1, whole genome shotgun sequence genome includes a region encoding these proteins:
- the LOC117511920 gene encoding voltage-dependent L-type calcium channel subunit alpha-1D-like has protein sequence MYVENGKSTGRNGYTKGVDGEAGGGGGEEEDEGGEGDRREGGEEKDAEWDEELDGEMEGGRMTRTDTLHSTSSTGTQRKKGIHAKKQIQGSNQVQRAPRALFCLKLNNPIRQAALHIVEWKPFDIFILLAILC, from the exons GTACTGGTCGGAACGGCTACACCAAAGGAGTGGATGGGGAGGCAGGAGGAGGTGGGGGGGAGGAAGAGGACGAGGGTGGAGAAGGTGATAGACGGGAAGGAGGAGAGGAGAAGGACGCAGAGTGGGATGAAGAACTGGATGGAGAGATGGAAGGAGGAAGGATGACGAGGACGGACACACTGCATTCCACCAGCTCCACCGGAACCCAGAGGAAGAAAGGAATCCATGCCAAGAAACAG ATTCAGGGCAGTAACCAGGTCCAGCGTGCCCCCAGAGCCTTATTCTGTCTGAAACTCAACAATCCAATCAGACAGGCAGCGCTCCACATCGTTGAGTGGAA ACCGTTTGATATCTTCATCCTGTTAGCCATTCTTTGCTAA